From a single Lytechinus variegatus isolate NC3 chromosome 9, Lvar_3.0, whole genome shotgun sequence genomic region:
- the LOC121421242 gene encoding uncharacterized protein LOC121421242: MEHQVHVSESGHYEMPLPFRDDNPTLPNNRVLAEKRLNHLKAKFKKDPEYHEQYTKQMNTLFNSNYAEVASESGEEGKVWYIPHHGVKQPNTLRVVFDCSSQFRGTSLNAHLLTGPDMTNTLTGVLCRFMKEVTAFMCDVKEMFHQFQVNKEHRNYLRFLWWLNGDVSRRLSDCQMNVHLFGAASSPGCSNFALKQIAKDYADEFGHDASDFIQNDFYVDDGLKSVSTEDEAIDLITRTRKICERGCLHLHKIVSNSRKVMQSVPVDDRGKDLKELNLLQDTLPVEKALGVQWCIESDKFQFRINFQDKPLTRRGILSTVMSVYDPLGLLAPIILPAKLILQELCRTSAEWDDPLSDALKAKWEQWKTDILQLQYISIDRCYKPKDFGEIKDVQLHHFSDASNAGYGQCTYLRLTNKEDKVHCTLVMGKSRVTPIKTVTVPRLELTAALLSVKMSSFLQNELDFVNAKHFFWTDSRVVLGYIKNEARRYHVFVANRVSQIRDESLPSQWQNIDTRINPADTASRGLSVNQIEQSRWLTGPKFLWEKEIPTVESKDDGEMLPNDPEVKLTQAHAAFKKNDEFELERLDRFSSWHQTRRAVANCLRLKSYLRRRCEQKHQRANQRSDAKKIIIEPMSAELLLQAEKEIIRHIQRKAFHDEIQRQEVMNDSTQTSREKRRHSKTTSRLHQLDPFLDGENILRVGGRLRRSETSFTNKHPAILPQSHVADLFVSHCHEAVAHQGRGMTTNCIRSHGYWILGCSNLVSKLISRCVTCRKLRRPTQIQKMADLPKDRLASEPPFSYCGMDCFGPWVIREGIKGGKGIWPSLYLYVFTCNPHRSTKLIVH; the protein is encoded by the coding sequence ATGGAGCATCAAGTTCACGTGTCTGAAAGTGGTCATTATGAGATGCCCCTGCCATTCCGTGACGATAACCCTACTCTTCCAAATAATAGGGTCCTTGCTGAGAAAAGACTCAATCACCTCAAGGCAAAGTTTAAGAAGGATCCTGAATATCATGAAcaatacacaaaacaaatgaataccctcttcAATAGCAACTATGCAGAGGTCGCATCAGAGTCTGGAGAAGAGGGTAAAGTATGGTACATTCCCCATCATGGAGTGAAACAGCCCAACACGTTGAGAGTTGTTTTTGACTGCAGCTCGCAGTTTAGAGGAACTTCATTGAATGCTCACTTGTTAACAGGACCGGACATGACTAATACCCTCACCGGTGTTCTTTGTCGATTCATGAAAGAAGTCACGGCCTTCATGTGTGACGTGAAGGAAATGTTCCACCAATTCCAGGTAAACAAAGAGCACAGAAATTACCTCCGGTTTCTATGGTGGTTAAACGGAGATGTTAGTCGCCGACTTAGTGACTGCCAGATGAACGTTCATCTTTTTGGTGCCGCGTCTTCGCCTGGCTGTTCGAACTTTGCATTGAAGCAGATTGCAAAGGACTATGCAGATGAGTTTGGACACGATGCATCAGATTTCATACAGAATGACTTCTACGTAGATGATGGGTTGAAATCTGTATCAACCGAAGATGAAGCCATTGATCTCATCACGAGGACGAGAAAGATATGTGAACGTGGATGTCTTCACCTACATAAGATCGTATCCAACTCCAGAAAGGTAATGCAATCAGTTCCAGTTGATGACAGAGGAAAGGACCTCAAGGAATTGAATCTTTTGCAAGACACTTTGCCTGTGGAAAAAGCTCTCGGAGTTCAATGGTGCATTGAATCAGATAAATTTCAATTCAGGATCAACTTTCAGGATAAACCACTGACTCGCAGAGGAATCCTGTCTACAGTCATGTCAGTGTATGATCCTCTAGGACTATTAGCTCCTATAATACTTCCTGCGAAGCTGATTCTCCAAGAATTATGTCGAACTTCTGCTGAATGGGACGACCCCTTATCTGATGCACTCAAAGCTAAGTGGGAGCAGTGGAAGACCGACATTCTCCAACTTCAGTACATCTCCATCGATAGATGCTACAAACCAAAAGACTTTGGAGAAATCAAAGATGTCCAACTTCATCACTTCAGTGATGCTAGTAACGCCGGTTATGGGCAGTGTACATACCTGAGACTTACAAATAAAGAAGACAAGGTGCACTGTACTCTGGTGATGGGAAAATCTAGGGTCACTCCTATCAAGACGGTAACCGTGCCCCGACTAGAGTTAACGGCAGCCCTGCTATCTGTGAAAATGAGTTCCTTTCTGCAAAATGAACTCGATTTTGTAAATGCCAAGCATTTCTTTTGGACTGATAGCAGAGTAGTTTTAGGCTACATTAAGAATGAAGCAAGACGATATCATGTTTTTGTAGCCAATAGAGTGAGTCAGATCAGAGACGAGTCACTGCCTTCACAGTGGCAAAATATTGACACCAGGATTAACCCTGCTGATACAGCTTCAAGAGGACTCTCCGTCAATCAGATAGAGCAATCGAGATGGTTAACTGGTCCCAAATTCCTGTGGGAGAAGGAAATTCCAACTGTTGAAAGTAAGGATGATGGTGAAATGCTTCCTAATGACCCAGAAGTGAAGCTAACTCAAGCTCATGCTGCTTTCAAGAAGAATGATGAGTTTGAGCTGGAACGACTAGACCGCTTTTCCAGTTGGCATCAAACCAGAAGGGCTGTAGCAAATTGTCTCAGACTAAAGTCCTACTTGCGAAGACGGTGTGAACAGAAGCATCAGAGAGCTAACCAGAGGAGCGATGCTAAGAAGATAATAATTGAACCTATGTCTGCCGAATTACTTCTCCAAGCAGAAAAGGAGATAATAAGGCATATACAAAGAAAAGCATTCCATGATGAAATTCAAAGACAGGAAGTTATGAACGATTCCACTCAGACATCTCGTGAGAAGAGACGTCATTCTAAGACTACTAGCCGTCTACATCAACTCGACCCATTTCTAGATGGTGAGAACATCCTGAGAGTAGGAGGTCGCTTGAGAAGGTCTGAAACTTCGTTCACAAACAAACATCCTGCAATCCTACCTCAAAGTCATGTTGCAGATCTGTTTGTATCTCATTGTCACGAAGCGGTTGCTCATCAGGGAAGAGGTATGACTACTAACTGTATCAGATCCCATGGTTATTGGATATTAGGTTGCAGTAATCTTGTATCCAAGCTCATCTCTCGATGTGTTACCTGTCGGAAACTACGACGACCAACTCAGATACAAAAGATGGCGGACCTACCAAAGGATCGTCTAGCCTCTGAACCGCCATTTTCTTACTGTGGTATGGATTGCTTTGGACCATGGGTGATCAGAGAAGGCATAAAAGGAGGTAAAGGGATATGGCCTTCTCTTTACTTGTATGTCTTCACGTGCAATCCACATAGAAGTACTAAACTCATTGTCCACTGA